Below is a window of Parcubacteria group bacterium DNA.
AAAAACAGGCAGGAGAGATGATTGCATTCATCTCTTCTGCCTCCCTAAAAAATCAACAAATTTGCGAAAATGTTAAATAATTGATATCATAAAAATATGCCAAAAGTAATTACTGATGAAAAATTAATAGATGAAATTTTGACTCGAGGAGTGGAAAATATTTTTCCTAGCCGAGAAGAACTTAAAAAAGTTTTAATGTCTGGAAAAAGGATACGATTATACTGCGGTTATGATCCAACAGCTAAAGCGCTTCACATTGGAAATGCCATTTCCATTAACAAACTTGGCCAATTTCAAAAATTGGGACACGAGGTGATTTTTCTGATTGGAGATTTTACTGGAATGATTGGCGATCCGACCGACAAAAGCGCTACTCGAAAAAAACTTACCAGAGAAGAAGCTTTGGGGAATAGTGAAAATTATCAGAAACAAGCTTCCGGATATTTGAAATTTGACGGAGAAAATCCGGCTAAAGTTTTGCGCAACAGTGAATGGAGCGACAAAATTAATTTTAAAGATTTAATTGAATTATCTTCCAATTTTACTGTTCAGCAGATGCTTCAGAGAGATATGTTTCAACAGCGCCTAAAGGAAGAAAAACCGATTTATCTCCACGAGTTTCTGTATCCATTGGTACAGGCCAATGATAGCGTAGAAATGGACGTCGATTTGGAAATCGGTGGGAATGACCAGATGTTCAATATGCTTTGCGGGCGAGATTTAATAAAGGCGATGAAAAATAAAGAAAAA
It encodes the following:
- the tyrS gene encoding tyrosine--tRNA ligase gives rise to the protein MPKVITDEKLIDEILTRGVENIFPSREELKKVLMSGKRIRLYCGYDPTAKALHIGNAISINKLGQFQKLGHEVIFLIGDFTGMIGDPTDKSATRKKLTREEALGNSENYQKQASGYLKFDGENPAKVLRNSEWSDKINFKDLIELSSNFTVQQMLQRDMFQQRLKEEKPIYLHEFLYPLVQANDSVEMDVDLEIGGNDQMFNMLCGRDLIKAMKNKEKFVLTIKLLADENGKKMGKTEGNVVNLDETPENMFGQIMAWSDGLINPGFELCTNLVKNIVAEIKEKMKNPDNNPRDLKLQLAYEITKINYGEEKAKEAQDYFIKTFSQKEIPEDIRVVPSPAPSISIIDYMMETGLAKSKSEARRVVEQGGLEIDGKKNTDPKALLDDSYDGKVIKFGKKDFVKIKFE